From Anaerohalosphaera lusitana, one genomic window encodes:
- a CDS encoding alkaline phosphatase D family protein, protein MKRGAILFVITAFVCAGITFGQAARVTPFASDFDDSVERTWLGPVYWSNPMQDWGVANGRIECVQSGGDRNVFLLTRHVDSRPGDLKMSVTIGRLNEDGKKLTEGYVGFKTGIQGEFDDYRDSAVRGDGFRVGMYTGGRLFVGRYDETVKKIEPPFQDITLTLEATPVSEDAYEVTLTATDKDGKQLSQAKRDDVAADWLHGGVALVCSNGKVKDMPEKRPTIDNGNWGFRQGTGRGGNVLFWFADWKVAGTKVDSYPQRAWGPILWSQYTLSENVLNLTAQMAPIGEGESQEVGLQTKGLLGWQTVAEAEMDPLSRTAEFKVKDWNDGKDTPYRVAYTFTQTDGTEKEVYFEGEVRENPKDKENLVVAGFTGNNDLGFPNNDFVKSVAWHDPDVLFFSGDQIYEGVGGYRIQTSPLEKAAVDYLRKWYLYGWAYKDLLKDRPSVAIPDDHDVYHGNIWGAGGKATPEGTWGAKAQDAGGYKMPPVWVNMVQRTQTSHLPDPYDPTPVKQGIGVYYTNMVYGGVDFAIIEDRKFKSAPRDMLPKAEIYNGWPQNPDFDAEKEADIEGAKLLGERQLAFLNDWATDWSHGERMKCVLSQTIFANVATLPEDEMSDAAVPRLRILDEGEYPPNDAPVSDFDSNGWPQRGRNEALRAIRKGLAFHIAGDQHLGSTIEYGIDEYRDAGFAVCVPSVSNVWPRRWYPQTPSENRIPGEPRYTGDFEDGFGNKITVYAVSNPTYTGLKPSRLYDRATGYGIVRFNRESRDIKIEMWPRLSDPSEGGEQYPGWPITISQFDNNDRTPWGYLPTVDVTGMDDPVVKVVDESSSEAVYAVRIKGTRWSPPVYESGSYTIMVGEPADGDFRSFPGIKAGRKAEQRLLKIKF, encoded by the coding sequence ATGAAACGTGGTGCAATTCTTTTTGTGATAACAGCGTTTGTATGTGCCGGGATCACTTTCGGGCAGGCGGCGAGGGTTACACCTTTTGCCAGTGATTTCGATGATAGTGTGGAGCGGACGTGGCTTGGGCCGGTGTACTGGTCGAACCCGATGCAGGACTGGGGTGTTGCGAACGGGCGGATCGAATGTGTTCAGAGCGGCGGTGATCGGAACGTATTTTTGCTGACGCGGCATGTGGATTCGCGGCCCGGCGATCTGAAGATGTCGGTGACGATCGGGCGGCTTAACGAGGACGGCAAGAAGCTGACGGAAGGATATGTCGGCTTCAAGACGGGCATACAAGGCGAATTTGACGATTATCGCGACAGCGCGGTGCGGGGTGACGGTTTTCGTGTGGGCATGTACACGGGCGGCAGGCTGTTCGTGGGCAGGTATGATGAAACGGTGAAAAAAATTGAGCCGCCCTTCCAGGATATAACGCTTACACTTGAAGCGACCCCGGTGAGCGAGGATGCTTATGAGGTTACGCTGACGGCGACGGATAAGGATGGTAAGCAGCTTTCGCAGGCCAAGCGTGATGACGTGGCTGCGGACTGGCTGCACGGCGGGGTTGCACTGGTATGTTCTAACGGCAAGGTAAAGGACATGCCGGAGAAGCGTCCGACGATCGACAACGGGAATTGGGGATTTCGTCAGGGTACGGGGCGAGGCGGTAATGTGCTGTTCTGGTTTGCAGACTGGAAAGTTGCGGGGACGAAGGTTGATTCATATCCGCAGCGTGCGTGGGGGCCGATCTTGTGGAGTCAGTATACGCTTAGCGAGAACGTTTTGAACCTGACTGCTCAGATGGCGCCGATCGGGGAGGGTGAATCGCAGGAGGTGGGATTGCAGACGAAGGGGCTGCTGGGGTGGCAGACGGTAGCGGAGGCTGAGATGGATCCGCTTTCGAGGACGGCTGAGTTTAAGGTCAAAGACTGGAACGACGGGAAGGACACGCCCTACCGGGTGGCTTATACGTTTACGCAGACGGACGGCACGGAGAAGGAAGTTTATTTCGAGGGTGAGGTTCGGGAGAATCCGAAGGACAAGGAAAATCTGGTCGTGGCAGGGTTTACTGGTAATAACGACCTGGGGTTTCCGAACAATGATTTCGTGAAGTCGGTTGCGTGGCATGATCCGGATGTTCTGTTCTTTTCCGGTGATCAGATTTACGAGGGAGTCGGAGGTTACAGGATCCAGACGAGTCCGCTGGAAAAGGCGGCTGTGGATTATCTGCGCAAGTGGTATCTGTATGGATGGGCGTATAAGGATCTGCTGAAGGACCGCCCTTCCGTTGCGATCCCGGATGATCATGATGTGTATCACGGCAATATCTGGGGTGCGGGCGGTAAGGCGACGCCGGAAGGCACGTGGGGTGCGAAGGCGCAGGATGCGGGCGGTTACAAGATGCCGCCTGTGTGGGTGAACATGGTGCAGAGGACGCAGACGAGCCATCTGCCTGATCCGTACGATCCGACGCCGGTGAAGCAGGGAATCGGTGTTTACTATACGAATATGGTTTACGGCGGGGTTGACTTTGCGATCATCGAGGATCGGAAGTTCAAGTCGGCACCGCGTGATATGCTGCCTAAGGCGGAGATATATAACGGCTGGCCGCAGAATCCTGACTTTGATGCGGAGAAGGAAGCGGATATCGAAGGCGCGAAGCTGCTGGGTGAAAGGCAGTTGGCGTTTTTGAACGACTGGGCGACGGACTGGTCGCATGGGGAGAGAATGAAGTGTGTGCTTAGCCAGACGATCTTCGCGAACGTGGCGACGCTGCCGGAGGACGAGATGAGTGATGCTGCGGTTCCGCGGCTGCGTATTCTGGACGAAGGAGAGTATCCGCCGAACGATGCGCCGGTGAGCGATTTCGATTCGAACGGCTGGCCTCAGAGGGGCAGGAACGAGGCGCTGCGGGCGATTCGCAAGGGGCTTGCGTTCCATATTGCGGGTGATCAGCATCTGGGTTCGACGATCGAGTACGGGATAGATGAGTATCGTGACGCAGGGTTTGCTGTATGCGTTCCGTCGGTTTCGAATGTGTGGCCGAGGAGGTGGTACCCGCAGACACCTAGTGAGAACCGGATACCTGGTGAGCCTCGATATACGGGCGATTTCGAGGACGGGTTCGGCAATAAGATAACGGTATATGCTGTGTCGAATCCGACGTATACTGGTTTGAAGCCGTCGCGTCTTTATGACCGGGCGACGGGTTATGGGATCGTCAGATTCAATCGGGAGTCGCGTGATATCAAGATTGAGATGTGGCCGAGGTTGTCTGATCCGTCTGAGGGCGGGGAGCAGTATCCGGGTTGGCCGATAACTATCAGCCAGTTTGACAATAATGACAGGACGCCGTGGGGGTATCTGCCGACGGTTGACGTGACGGGAATGGATGATCCGGTTGTGAAGGTTGTTGACGAGAGCAGTTCGGAGGCGGTTTACGCTGTTCGGATAAAGGGTACGCGATGGTCGCCGCCTGTATATGAGAGCGGGTCTTATACGATCATGGTTGGTGAGCCGGCGGATGGTGATTTTCGCTCGTTCCCGGGGATCAAGGCAGGGCGCAAAGCAGAACAAAGATTGCTTAAGATAAAATTCTAG
- a CDS encoding alkaline phosphatase D family protein, whose product MKIRRYVFAITLIFCVSQIVSAADFTADWKEGQERVWAGPDFWANRLQDWQVANGRIECVEASKREAMRTLHLLTYYIEPGIGTVEMSVKAGLLKGGNSVAADGAAGFLIAAGGGIDHRSAAFVHNSYGPNGGYFAGINGEGKLFVHDLSEAKWEGRGRQRTVDKSACLIAESEGSLASLKDIVLKLSAKPTDSGYSIELTASDDASGEVVVVKAERIPSEGFSGQIALVSHPGTKRDFASFWFDEWQVSGSKVGHDASRAFGPIACTQYTLSKGVLKMTAQFTPVSESGNKDVLLQISENGDWKTLSKTQINIPSYTATFKVANFEPGEDTQYRVVYEMPSMEGSLSSYTWSGTIAKNPADQDTVTVAAFTGNHNMARGMESGIYEWTKETLWFPHEDMTANVAKQQPDLLFFSGDQVYEYGSPTHAVRNPLDKAITDYLYKWYLWCWAYRDLAKDIPCVCIPDDHDVFQGNLWGQGGRPIRGQSRGGYTMPAEFVKAVEATQTSHFPDPFDPTPIEQGIGVYYTDMNVGGVSFGIIEDRKFKTGEKSEQVILGDPTEIKLLGERQLEFLQHWAADWSNGTVMKSVLSQTIFACVHTGWGGGARLNEPHKPSVDHDSNGWPVHGRNKALREIRKGFAFHIAGDQHLGSIVHHGIDEWDDAGWSFCVPSVANYYPRSWKTLEPGKNHIEGLPDYTGQFHDGFGNKINVYAAANPGYESGVFPARLHDRSPGYGIVHFDKPERTITMECWPRYVDPTDESTGSQYEGWPRTIDMMDNYGREAEAYLPTIKVSGTKDPVVQVIGEKFAEIVYTVRIKGNEFSPKVFDADDEYTVIVSQPDEGQVEVLNDLKATSEEGSSVVELAF is encoded by the coding sequence ATGAAAATCAGGCGTTATGTTTTTGCAATTACACTAATATTCTGTGTTTCACAGATCGTCAGTGCGGCTGATTTTACGGCCGACTGGAAAGAAGGACAGGAACGAGTGTGGGCCGGGCCGGACTTCTGGGCTAATCGGCTGCAGGACTGGCAGGTAGCAAACGGGCGGATCGAATGCGTTGAAGCCAGTAAACGTGAGGCGATGCGGACGCTGCATCTGCTGACGTACTATATTGAGCCGGGGATAGGTACGGTTGAGATGTCTGTCAAGGCTGGGCTGCTTAAAGGCGGGAACAGCGTGGCGGCGGACGGAGCTGCGGGTTTTCTGATCGCTGCGGGCGGCGGGATCGACCATCGTTCGGCAGCGTTCGTGCACAACAGTTACGGACCGAACGGCGGGTATTTTGCGGGCATCAACGGTGAAGGGAAACTGTTCGTTCACGATCTCAGCGAGGCGAAATGGGAAGGCAGAGGCAGACAGAGAACCGTTGATAAGAGTGCCTGTCTGATAGCTGAAAGCGAAGGAAGTCTGGCATCGCTTAAGGATATTGTGCTGAAGCTGTCAGCAAAGCCTACCGATTCGGGGTATTCGATCGAACTGACTGCGAGTGATGATGCGAGCGGTGAGGTTGTCGTTGTGAAGGCTGAGCGAATACCGTCTGAGGGGTTCAGCGGACAGATTGCGCTGGTTTCGCATCCGGGGACCAAGAGGGATTTCGCCAGCTTCTGGTTTGACGAATGGCAGGTCAGCGGGAGCAAGGTCGGGCATGATGCGTCGAGAGCGTTCGGGCCAATCGCTTGTACGCAGTATACGCTTTCGAAAGGTGTTTTGAAGATGACGGCGCAGTTTACGCCTGTTTCGGAGAGTGGCAATAAGGATGTTCTGCTGCAGATAAGCGAGAACGGCGACTGGAAGACATTGAGTAAGACGCAGATCAATATTCCCAGTTATACGGCGACTTTCAAGGTTGCGAATTTTGAGCCTGGCGAGGATACGCAGTATCGTGTTGTATATGAGATGCCGAGTATGGAAGGTTCGCTTTCTTCTTATACGTGGTCGGGTACGATCGCGAAAAATCCTGCAGATCAGGACACGGTGACTGTGGCGGCGTTCACGGGCAATCACAACATGGCGCGGGGGATGGAGTCGGGCATTTATGAGTGGACCAAGGAGACGCTGTGGTTTCCGCATGAGGATATGACGGCGAATGTTGCGAAGCAGCAGCCGGACCTGCTTTTCTTCAGCGGGGATCAGGTTTACGAGTACGGCAGTCCGACGCATGCAGTGAGAAATCCGCTGGATAAGGCGATCACGGACTATCTTTATAAGTGGTATCTGTGGTGCTGGGCATATCGTGATCTGGCGAAGGATATACCGTGCGTCTGTATACCGGATGATCATGACGTGTTTCAGGGGAACTTGTGGGGACAAGGCGGCAGGCCAATTCGGGGGCAGAGCCGGGGCGGATACACGATGCCTGCGGAGTTCGTGAAAGCTGTTGAAGCGACTCAGACGAGCCATTTCCCGGATCCGTTCGACCCAACGCCGATAGAGCAGGGAATCGGGGTGTATTATACGGATATGAACGTCGGCGGGGTGAGTTTCGGTATCATCGAGGACAGGAAGTTCAAGACGGGCGAAAAAAGCGAACAGGTGATCCTGGGCGATCCGACGGAGATCAAGCTGCTTGGTGAGAGGCAGTTGGAGTTTTTGCAGCATTGGGCGGCGGACTGGTCGAACGGGACCGTGATGAAGTCTGTTCTGAGTCAGACGATCTTTGCGTGCGTTCATACGGGCTGGGGCGGCGGAGCGAGATTGAATGAGCCGCACAAGCCTTCAGTTGACCATGATTCCAACGGCTGGCCGGTGCATGGCAGGAACAAGGCTTTACGTGAAATCCGCAAAGGTTTCGCTTTTCATATCGCGGGAGATCAGCACCTGGGGTCGATCGTACATCACGGGATAGATGAATGGGACGATGCGGGGTGGAGCTTCTGTGTGCCTTCGGTTGCGAATTATTATCCGCGGTCGTGGAAGACGCTCGAACCCGGCAAGAACCATATCGAGGGTCTGCCGGATTATACGGGGCAGTTCCATGACGGATTTGGAAACAAGATCAATGTGTATGCGGCGGCAAATCCCGGTTATGAATCGGGTGTTTTTCCGGCGAGGCTGCACGACAGGAGTCCGGGGTATGGGATCGTACACTTTGACAAGCCTGAGCGGACGATCACGATGGAATGCTGGCCGAGATATGTCGATCCTACGGATGAGTCGACGGGTTCGCAGTATGAGGGGTGGCCGCGAACGATCGACATGATGGATAATTACGGGCGTGAGGCTGAGGCGTATCTGCCGACGATCAAGGTCAGCGGGACGAAGGATCCGGTCGTTCAGGTGATCGGGGAGAAGTTTGCGGAGATCGTGTATACGGTGCGGATCAAGGGTAATGAGTTTTCGCCGAAGGTTTTTGATGCGGATGATGAGTATACAGTGATCGTATCGCAGCCGGACGAGGGACAGGTAGAAGTGCTCAACGATCTCAAGGCTACGAGCGAGGAAGGGTCATCTGTTGTAGAGCTGGCCTTTTAA
- a CDS encoding M48 family metallopeptidase, with the protein MWEQIRANKRNSIILLGTMAVVLMGLGYVIGMLLAGPKGGYYGVAAASGLWVVLTIVSFSSGDQILLSASKAKPVTPEVHPQLWNVVEEMTIAASLPKMPKVYIIPDPAPNAFATGRSPKSASVAVTAGLLGKLNRDELQGVVAHEVSHILHRDILFVTLAGIMLGTIVILSQLLLRSTFYGAFAGGRRYSSRSNGNAQGQLLMIVIAILAAILAPVFANILYFALSRRREYLADAGAARLTRYPAGLASALEKISSNAQPVEAVNKVTASMYISNPLSAKKRGSLFSTHPPIEERVKILRTMSRGASFKDYSDAYSQTVGSGDGMPASLREDKEQVGLREASEAVGAAAGMGGAAGAATAAAARSAEEEPAKTAKEQHRQIGDLIRIANGFAILTCGCGLKMKIPPNYNRQAVKCPRCGRKSALKK; encoded by the coding sequence ATGTGGGAACAGATACGAGCGAACAAGAGAAATTCGATCATACTGCTGGGTACGATGGCGGTTGTTCTGATGGGACTGGGGTATGTTATCGGGATGCTGCTTGCTGGTCCAAAGGGAGGGTATTACGGGGTAGCGGCAGCGAGCGGGCTGTGGGTGGTGCTTACGATAGTGAGTTTTTCGTCGGGGGATCAGATACTGCTTTCGGCGAGCAAGGCCAAACCCGTGACGCCTGAGGTGCATCCGCAGTTGTGGAACGTGGTGGAGGAGATGACGATAGCCGCGTCGCTGCCTAAGATGCCGAAGGTTTATATTATTCCGGATCCGGCACCGAATGCGTTCGCTACGGGTCGCTCGCCGAAGTCGGCTAGTGTGGCGGTGACGGCTGGGCTGTTGGGGAAGCTGAACCGGGACGAGCTGCAGGGTGTGGTGGCGCACGAGGTGAGCCATATTCTGCACAGGGATATTCTGTTCGTGACGCTGGCGGGGATAATGCTGGGGACGATAGTGATCTTGTCGCAGTTGCTGCTGCGGTCGACGTTTTACGGGGCGTTTGCGGGAGGGAGACGGTATTCGTCACGATCGAACGGCAATGCACAGGGACAGCTTTTGATGATAGTGATAGCGATATTGGCGGCGATACTTGCGCCGGTGTTTGCGAATATACTTTATTTTGCGTTGTCGAGGCGGAGAGAGTATCTGGCGGATGCGGGTGCGGCGAGGCTTACGCGGTATCCGGCGGGGCTGGCGAGTGCGCTGGAGAAGATATCGAGCAATGCGCAGCCGGTGGAGGCGGTGAACAAGGTTACTGCTTCGATGTATATTTCGAATCCGCTAAGTGCTAAGAAGAGGGGTTCACTGTTCAGTACGCATCCGCCGATCGAGGAGCGGGTGAAGATACTGCGGACCATGTCGCGTGGCGCGTCGTTCAAGGACTATTCGGATGCGTACAGCCAGACGGTTGGGTCAGGTGACGGGATGCCGGCGTCGCTGAGGGAGGATAAGGAGCAGGTTGGACTGCGTGAGGCGAGTGAGGCTGTGGGAGCTGCTGCAGGGATGGGAGGCGCGGCGGGCGCTGCAACCGCAGCGGCGGCAAGGTCTGCAGAAGAGGAGCCTGCCAAGACTGCGAAAGAGCAGCACAGACAGATCGGAGACCTGATACGGATCGCGAACGGGTTTGCGATACTGACGTGCGGGTGCGGGCTGAAGATGAAGATACCGCCGAACTATAACCGGCAAGCGGTGAAGTGTCCGCGATGCGGACGGAAGTCGGCGTTGAAGAAATAG
- a CDS encoding magnesium transporter, whose product MAENEQKQFVEQVQGMLEYELQQDLSTLLEEHRSSEIAEVVELFDTERRLKLLDLLDIETAADVVVKVDEATRHELFCLMPEDRLIDIIAELDADDAADVLGELPEDRRAPVLSHLSFADARRIRGLMRYAEDSAGGIMDPVLVSVYEDATIKEAINKIQDSEIDEDFFTIFVVDRAGKYIGDVRIRTMLTRSETIRVKDIVETDTIHVHVDDDQEEVRNIFKKNELIVVPVLDKNDRLVGRITADRIIEVAEEEAAEDIYAMAGTDAAELQNFSVVHAAGVRMTWLLPCLAGTTITAIIGLAFRGVFSQTPEMLFIFTTAYVFVPMIAAISGNAGLQTSAIVVAGLATGDLAALELRQVFAREVRVAALVALSCGVIGCLTATLLPYMMPQLFQNTGPGSKVAVGADGEIEPDAGSDGRIGTDMSAHLRIVGAFSVAMFAAIMVATTLGLFLPFLFRKIGVDPAISSGPLVTTANDSISATIYLSLTLLLVRHLV is encoded by the coding sequence ATGGCTGAGAACGAACAGAAACAATTCGTCGAGCAGGTTCAGGGCATGCTGGAGTATGAACTCCAACAGGACCTTTCCACCCTGCTCGAGGAGCACCGCAGCAGTGAAATCGCCGAAGTGGTTGAATTATTCGACACTGAGAGGCGGCTGAAACTGCTCGATCTGCTCGATATCGAAACGGCGGCTGACGTGGTCGTCAAGGTCGATGAAGCGACTCGGCACGAGCTTTTCTGCCTGATGCCCGAGGATCGACTGATCGATATCATAGCTGAGCTGGACGCTGATGATGCTGCGGACGTGCTGGGTGAGCTTCCAGAGGACCGCAGGGCGCCGGTACTGTCGCATCTTTCGTTTGCAGATGCACGCAGGATCCGGGGGCTGATGCGGTATGCGGAGGACTCGGCGGGTGGTATCATGGACCCGGTGCTGGTGAGCGTTTATGAGGACGCTACCATCAAGGAGGCCATAAACAAGATCCAGGATTCAGAGATAGATGAGGATTTTTTCACGATCTTTGTGGTGGATCGGGCGGGAAAATACATCGGTGACGTCAGAATACGCACAATGCTGACTCGCTCGGAGACTATCAGGGTCAAGGACATCGTTGAGACCGACACGATACATGTGCATGTAGACGATGATCAGGAAGAAGTACGCAACATCTTCAAAAAGAACGAGCTGATCGTCGTACCGGTGCTGGATAAGAATGATCGGCTGGTCGGTCGTATTACAGCTGACCGAATCATCGAGGTGGCAGAGGAAGAGGCGGCGGAAGATATTTACGCGATGGCGGGTACGGATGCGGCTGAGCTGCAGAATTTTTCTGTGGTTCATGCGGCGGGTGTTCGGATGACGTGGCTGCTGCCGTGCCTGGCGGGGACGACGATAACGGCAATAATAGGTCTTGCTTTTCGGGGTGTTTTCAGCCAGACGCCGGAGATGCTTTTCATTTTCACGACTGCGTATGTTTTTGTCCCGATGATCGCGGCGATAAGCGGCAATGCGGGGCTGCAGACTTCGGCGATAGTTGTGGCGGGGCTGGCGACGGGAGACCTGGCTGCGCTGGAGTTGAGGCAGGTTTTCGCCCGTGAAGTTCGTGTTGCTGCGCTGGTTGCGCTTTCTTGCGGGGTCATCGGGTGTCTAACTGCTACGCTTCTACCGTACATGATGCCGCAACTGTTTCAGAATACCGGGCCGGGCTCGAAGGTCGCTGTTGGAGCAGATGGTGAGATAGAGCCGGACGCTGGCAGCGATGGCCGGATAGGTACGGATATGAGTGCACATCTTCGGATCGTAGGGGCGTTTTCGGTGGCGATGTTCGCTGCGATCATGGTTGCGACGACGCTGGGGTTGTTTTTGCCTTTCCTTTTCCGTAAAATAGGGGTGGACCCGGCGATCAGTTCAGGACCTTTAGTGACTACAGCAAACGACTCGATCAGCGCGACGATCTATCTGAGCCTGACTCTGCTGCTGGTACGACATCTGGTGTGA
- a CDS encoding type IV pilus twitching motility protein PilT — protein sequence MAKGQPIEHKEFTDKKPDIDRLFNYMIKEGASDLHLKVGLKPRMRVHGSLEDIPAAVLSEKKMEALVFEILTENQKQFYLEHGAFDFAHQVGPMDRFRVNIFRQRGYTSLVARHITGDIPPFEKLNLPQVVQDLAAKSHDGIVLVTGPTGSGKSTTIASMLDYINRHRPCHIVTIEDPIEYLHQDHQATVNQREIGIDVADFDLALKSLMRQDPDVVLVGEMRDHETITAAMRAAETGHLVFGTLHASNAAQTVQRILDLFPQEERELARSTFGNTMRAIISQQLLKGIKPDAKRVPAVEILISNPTMKKLIAEGRENDIPSAIRGGRGEGMQDFTDSLEKLVAGEWVELEEALRCAPNVEELKMALKGVRASSGGIM from the coding sequence ATGGCCAAAGGTCAGCCAATAGAGCATAAGGAATTTACGGACAAAAAACCGGACATTGACAGGCTATTCAACTACATGATCAAGGAAGGGGCAAGTGACCTTCACCTCAAGGTAGGACTCAAGCCTCGCATGAGAGTTCACGGTTCGCTGGAGGATATTCCGGCGGCTGTTTTGAGTGAGAAGAAAATGGAGGCGCTGGTATTCGAGATACTGACGGAGAACCAGAAGCAGTTTTACCTTGAACACGGTGCTTTCGACTTTGCTCACCAGGTGGGTCCGATGGACCGATTCAGGGTCAATATCTTCAGGCAGCGGGGATATACGAGTCTGGTTGCAAGGCATATTACCGGCGATATCCCGCCTTTTGAGAAACTCAATCTGCCTCAGGTGGTTCAGGACCTGGCGGCTAAGTCGCATGACGGCATCGTACTGGTCACGGGGCCAACCGGTAGTGGTAAGAGTACAACTATCGCGTCGATGCTGGATTATATCAACAGACATCGCCCATGTCATATTGTAACGATCGAGGACCCGATCGAGTATCTGCACCAGGACCACCAGGCAACGGTGAACCAGCGTGAGATCGGTATTGACGTTGCGGACTTTGATCTTGCGTTGAAGTCTCTTATGCGTCAGGACCCGGACGTGGTGCTGGTCGGTGAGATGCGTGACCATGAAACGATCACGGCTGCGATGCGTGCGGCTGAAACGGGTCACCTTGTGTTTGGAACATTGCACGCGTCCAATGCAGCACAGACGGTTCAGCGTATCCTTGACCTTTTCCCGCAGGAAGAGCGTGAGCTGGCAAGGTCGACGTTCGGAAATACCATGCGTGCGATCATCAGCCAGCAGCTTCTCAAGGGCATCAAGCCTGATGCGAAACGAGTTCCTGCCGTTGAGATACTGATATCGAACCCGACGATGAAGAAGCTCATCGCTGAAGGCAGAGAAAATGACATTCCTTCGGCGATCAGAGGCGGCCGGGGTGAGGGTATGCAGGACTTTACGGACAGCCTGGAGAAGTTGGTTGCCGGCGAATGGGTTGAGCTTGAGGAAGCATTGAGATGCGCACCAAACGTCGAAGAGCTCAAGATGGCGCTTAAGGGCGTGAGAGCGTCTTCGGGCGGCATCATGTAA
- a CDS encoding GspE/PulE family protein, translating into MDILSAAPVGYGGYISIWKLLVFLAMFFAWMPLINWVHTDSQAVRTNTSMWTSSITFVGLATLLLWLVVPLFIIGFLLFLLATGGTTLVYIMHRNSLVADFEKVLSPHHLKGLFVDEKKKLLKASRGMELITSNDNTVPLPKPKSPESFGHATICEVFEDIIWRRATEVAFQPGPEEYKLIYVIDGQPTKQPERDKEECDYMIPYLKEICNLDVEEKRKPQTGTFSIKKDGEEYEFQVTTAGSTAGEQLRIKKIEQHNLMKLEELGLTEEQLEEVKTIRDIDHGLVITSGPKKSGVTTTFYALMKNHDPFLNDINTLEKEVAVDLDNITQHEYTEEDRKTKKYSEKFRSIYRMGAKIIGIEDCDAESAKIVIEAAKSGRIIHATVEATSTVNALGQFLKIADDKNVLLDNLVAIINQRLVRKLCMECRQAYQPNKALLKKFNMSSDDAKLLYRPGEVEYDKHGKPIVCEHCQGSGFYGRTGIYETILLTDEITEQCKKAESLQQMSAIFRKSGMLYLQEQSIKKVTDGITSINEVIREFSSASNKKAKKA; encoded by the coding sequence ATGGATATTCTTTCTGCAGCACCTGTCGGTTACGGCGGCTATATCTCAATCTGGAAGCTGCTGGTATTTCTAGCCATGTTTTTCGCGTGGATGCCCCTGATAAACTGGGTACATACCGATTCACAGGCCGTGCGGACGAACACTTCCATGTGGACGTCTTCAATTACTTTCGTCGGTCTTGCAACACTGCTTTTGTGGCTGGTTGTGCCATTGTTTATTATCGGTTTTTTGCTTTTTCTTTTAGCGACTGGCGGGACCACTCTGGTTTACATCATGCACCGCAACTCGCTGGTGGCTGATTTTGAGAAGGTTTTATCGCCCCACCATTTGAAGGGGTTGTTCGTTGATGAGAAGAAGAAGCTTCTCAAGGCGAGCCGAGGAATGGAGCTGATAACTTCGAACGACAATACGGTTCCACTTCCGAAGCCAAAGTCGCCTGAGTCTTTCGGCCATGCTACGATATGCGAGGTGTTCGAAGACATAATCTGGCGAAGAGCTACGGAGGTAGCGTTTCAGCCGGGGCCTGAGGAATACAAACTGATCTATGTCATTGACGGTCAGCCTACGAAACAGCCTGAGCGTGACAAGGAAGAATGTGATTACATGATCCCATATCTCAAGGAGATATGCAATCTGGATGTCGAGGAGAAGAGGAAGCCTCAGACGGGCACGTTCAGCATAAAGAAGGACGGGGAAGAATATGAGTTCCAGGTGACGACCGCGGGCTCGACAGCGGGTGAACAGCTTCGCATAAAAAAGATCGAGCAGCATAACCTGATGAAGCTGGAAGAGCTGGGGCTGACAGAAGAACAGCTAGAGGAAGTAAAGACTATTCGGGATATCGATCACGGGCTGGTTATCACTTCGGGCCCTAAAAAGAGCGGTGTTACGACGACGTTCTACGCTTTGATGAAGAATCACGATCCGTTCCTCAACGACATCAATACGCTTGAAAAAGAGGTTGCGGTCGATCTGGACAATATCACACAGCACGAATACACGGAAGAGGATCGCAAGACGAAGAAATATTCGGAAAAGTTCCGCTCGATATACCGCATGGGTGCAAAGATCATCGGTATCGAGGACTGCGATGCGGAGTCGGCCAAGATCGTCATCGAAGCGGCTAAATCTGGGCGGATAATACATGCGACCGTTGAAGCTACGAGTACTGTGAACGCACTTGGACAGTTTCTGAAGATCGCTGATGACAAGAATGTTCTGCTTGATAACCTGGTAGCGATCATAAATCAGAGGCTTGTCAGGAAGCTGTGCATGGAATGCCGACAGGCGTATCAGCCGAACAAGGCGCTGCTTAAGAAATTCAATATGTCGAGCGATGATGCGAAGCTGCTTTACAGGCCAGGCGAGGTTGAATATGACAAGCACGGTAAGCCTATCGTGTGTGAGCACTGTCAGGGTTCTGGTTTTTACGGGAGAACGGGCATTTATGAGACGATCCTGCTGACTGATGAGATCACGGAACAGTGCAAGAAGGCAGAGTCGCTGCAGCAGATGTCGGCTATCTTCCGCAAGAGCGGCATGCTCTATCTTCAGGAGCAGTCGATAAAGAAAGTGACCGACGGAATTACGAGCATCAACGAGGTTATACGGGAATTTTCTTCAGCGTCCAACAAGAAAGCCAAAAAGGCTTAG